In a genomic window of Helianthus annuus cultivar XRQ/B chromosome 10, HanXRQr2.0-SUNRISE, whole genome shotgun sequence:
- the LOC110882197 gene encoding uncharacterized protein LOC110882197: MVSSLMVELVFVRWKKADCSSNYQNSTSVSSVHDLNNTSSNNISVSNIPDPQSVPFSAGLCRRRQSSKEFCFKNSSDVLADTKLHASPKKGYKFLLNLKDKRLKKETDMNLLLVKETDIQLTEGEIVNDDRSVTVDSVNSGLNLIFSLIWLMMKVISMKASLLVTVVTFLDTRYMGSVRDWMYLPRRLPEFEAGVIEFLNASFAKAIKGYQICCPCKRCKNRYWYRRYEVFDHLKGHGFVEDYYVWVFHGENPPHTRSTTGINDNGESMHDNLDELLHDRFRDIAEETRTVQEGLNEDAKKFYKLVEDGKQELFPGCKSFSKLSFIVRLLLFKTLHGLSNVAFDDLLQLLQEMIPEAKLPPSFTQAKKVIKDLGLDYKKIPACPNDCMLYWKEYEHTEVCHICHTSKWKQLNEKHHNEHDSEHSQTSSKVPAKVVWHFPLKPRLQRLFMCSEIAKHMTWHDEGRPKDGNLRHPADGQSWKDFDSLHPHFAKETRNVRLGLSSDGLNPFGTMSIAHSTWPVVLVNYNLPPWMSLKPGYFMLGVTQCYRGGKQRENLLAHVVVTRLAHFTWSIAEKHVIWINRRFLDAQHPWRRNKSAFSGKVEERLPPKPLSGVQALSELSSFENLFGKKQKKKNDSTCPWKKRSIFFDLPYWQDNKCRHNLDVMHIEKNICDNVIGTLLDISGKSKDHPNARFDILDLGIKERLQPVLSDDGKHVIMKNACFSLSSKEKVNFCRVLKETKLPYGCAFNISRCVHSSEKKFSGYKSHDAHIFLHYLLQVAVRKSLPKHVAIPLIRLGVFFRSLCSKVIKPKDLDKLQLEITETLCELEKIFLPAFFDIMVHLPIHLVNEVTLGGPVQYRWMFFMERYLCKLKSYVRNKSHPEGSIAEGYLIEECLTFCSHYMHGVHASPNTHAVDNDDLEEENELIEPVFVNGGHPLGGKTRRQGKVFTLDAHLMEQAHRYALFNSDCAQVNDYITEHEAYIENQPRQSRWSRAEPN, from the exons ATGGTGAGTTCTTTGATGGTTGAGTTGGTGTTTGTTCGCTGGAAAAAGGCAGATTGTTCTTCAAACTACCAAAACTCCACTTCAGTTTCATCAGTGCATGATCTCAACAACACCAGCAGCAATAACATATCAGTTTCAAATATACCGGATCCGCAATCAGTTCCGTTCTCCGCCGGCCTCTGTCGCCGGCGACAGAGTTCGAAAGAATTCTGTTTCAAAAACAGTTCCGATGTTTTAGCGGATACTAAGCTTCATGCTTCTCCGAAGAAAGGTTATAAGTTTTTGTTGAATTTGAAAGATAAACGGTTAAAGAAAGAAACTGATATGAATTTGTTGTTAGTTAAAGAAACTGATAT CCAGTTGACTGAAGGTGAAATTGTTAATGATGATCGGTCTGTTACAGTTGATTCGGTTAATTCTGGTTTGAATTTAATTTTCAGTTTGATTTGGTTAATGATGAAAGTGATTTCTATGAAAGCAAGTTTGTTAGTTACGGTTGTTACATTTCTG GATACGAGATACATGGGAAGCGTTAGAGATTGGATGTATTTACCAAGACGATTACCTGAATTTGAAGCCGGGGTTATTGAATTCCTTAATGCTTCATTTGCTAAGGCGATAAAAGGATATCAGATCTGTTGTCCCTGCAAACGATGTAAAAACCGTTATTGGTATCGAAGATATGAAGTATTTGATCATTTAAAAGGACATGGATTTGTAGAAGACTACTATGTGTGGGTTTTTCATGGAGAAAACCCCCCCCACACAAGATCTACTACTGGCATAAATGATAATGGGGAGAGTATGCATGACAATTTAGATGAGTTATTACATGACCGGTTTAGAGATATTGCAGAAGAAACACGTACGGTACAAGAGGGTTTAAATGAAGACGCCAAGAAGTTCTATAAGTTGGTAGAAGATGGAAAGCAAGAATTGTTCCCTGGGTGCAAAAGTTTTTCGAAGCTATCTTTCATCGTCAGACTTCTTCTGTTCAAGACCCTTCATGGGCTTAGTAATGTGGCCTTTGATGATCTTCTACAACTTTTACAAGAGATGATTCCGGAGGCAAAACTTCCACCTAGTTTTACTCAAGCTAAAAAAGTCATAAAGGATTTGGGGCTTGATTATAAGAAGATTCCTGCATGTCCAAATGATTGTATGCTTTACTGGAAAGAATATGAACATACTGAAGTGTGCCACATTTGCCACACCTCTAAGTGGAAACAACTGAACGAGAAACACCATAACGAACATGATAGTGAACATTCTCAGACATCTTCAAAAGTTCCGGCTAAAGTAGTGTGGCATTTTCCTTTAAAACCGAGGCTACAAAGACTTTTCATGTGTTCAGAAATAGCTAAACATATGACATGGCATGATGAAGGACGTCCTAAAGATGGAAATTTACGACATCCAGCAGATGGGCAAAGTTGGAAGGATTTTGATTCTTTGCATCCTCATTTTGCAAAAGAAACTAGAAATGTGAGGCTAGGGTTGTCAAGTGATGGACTTAATCCATTTGGAACAATGAGCATTGCTCATAGCACTTGGCCTGTGGTTTTGGTTAACTACAATTTGCCTCCTTGGATGTCACTGAAACCGGGATACTTTATgttaggg GTTACTCAATGTTATCGGGGTGGAAAACAAAGGGAAAATTTGCTTGCCCATGTTGTAGTCACGAGACTAGCTCACTTTACTTGGAGCATAGCAGAAAAACATGTTATATGGATCAATCGTAGATTTTTAGATGCTCAACACCCATGGCGACGTAACAAGAGTGCTTTCAGTGGGAAGGTTGAGGAGAGGCTTCCTCCAAAACCTCTATCAGGTGTTCAAGCTTTGAGTGAGTTGTCTAGTTTTGAAAATCTATTcggaaagaaacaaaagaagaaaaatgatAGCACTTGCCCATGGAAGAAAAGGTCAATATTTTTTGACTTGCCATACTGGCAAGATAATAAATGTCGACATAATCTTGATGTGATGCACATTGAAAAAAATATATGTGATAACGTGATAGGGACTTTGTTGGATATTAGTGGGAAGTCAAAAGATCACCCAAACGCTCGATTTGACATTTTAGACCTTGGCATCAAAGAAAGGCTTCAACCGGTGCTTTCTGATGACGGTAAGCATGTTATCATGAAGAACGCATGTTTTTCATTGTCATCAAAGGAGAAAGTTAACTTTTGCCGTGTTCTAAAAGAAACAAAATTACCTTATGGGTGTGCGTTTAATATTTCTCGTTGTGTTCATTCTTCAGAAAAGAAATTTTCGGGTTACAAAAGCCATGATGCTCATATCTTTTTACATTACTTGCTTCAAGTTGCTGTCAGAAAATCATTACCAAAGCATGTTGCTATCCCATTGATTAGGTTGGGTGTCTTTTTTCGAAGCTTGTGTAGCAAGGTAATTAAGCCTAAGGACCTTGATAAATTACAATTAGAAATTACAGAAACGTTGTGTGAATTGGAGAAAATATTCTTGCCAGCGTTTTTTGACATAATGGTGCATTTACCTATTCACTTAGTTAATGAAGTTACGCTTGGTGGACCTGTTCAATATCGATGGATGTTTTTTATGGAAAGATACTTGTGTAAGTTGAAGTCGTATGTGCGGAACAAGAGCCACCCAGAGGGATCCATAGCAGAAGGGTATTTGATTGAAGAATGCTTAACTTTTTGCTCACATTATATGCATGGAGTTCATGCAAGTCCTAATACGCATGCAGTAGATAATGATGATTTGGAAGAAGAAAACGAATTGATTGAACCAGTATTCGTGAATGGTGGTCATCCTTTGGGAGGTAAAACACGAAGACAAGGCAAAGTTTTCACTTTAGATGCTCATTTAATGGAACAAGCACATCGTTATGCCTTATTCAATTCTGACTGTGCACAAGTTAATGATTATATCAC TGAGCATGAAGCTTATATTGAAAATCAACCCCGACAAAGTCGATggtcacgagccgagccgaactgA